Proteins found in one Homalodisca vitripennis isolate AUS2020 chromosome 4, UT_GWSS_2.1, whole genome shotgun sequence genomic segment:
- the LOC124361371 gene encoding uncharacterized protein LOC124361371, with product MNQLSKIVERKEVTKTDALRIGSVIPDLLTPEMARDDLLVDLVSMLSQLPLKSFMDHKMCVFAVRNALVTIKRRDTVRVTVDVAVDSSSLLLTITRSLLDYTKRDHAPTYFTFSMMHQTISYLLDWVDVILDVKHEDMLLQRVEYTRPDLYFKMSRITKNVLASFKNIGRTLILRHLPSQTHRWIESTLGVISMWTKVDDPVSLSKFELGGKFEEIVPVAVSERLAKYAAAIHRDLGLSFVYLEKSPLWWHKGVNTINLDIHLCFKKSQRICNYPRFLPGPLRVAYNGTDVLITQIRNTTGVVHQFDHSNSIRNLDEELTIFKLHAPFKGRVYVDFQDGLHINKLLVQFRANYRPNYTSLSSKGVMVNSSLRNALTYDPEDEDHLHYMALMPLPQVSKSETVNFTARIYYKLCKTWSRGSWRSSGCKVSDRSTRERLVCECAHLSMFAAQLAVPYIREDTLQVLVLEPVQAGKILPVLILLSQLALYLVGCVFAWLVDRRDKAKRYVIVLEDNYPGDEAAYLRYVIVLEDNYPGDEAAYLRYVIVLEDNYPGDEAAYLRYVIVLEDNYPGDEAAYLRYVIVLEDNYPGDEAAYLRYVIVLEDNYPGDEAAYLRYVIVLEDNYPGDEAAYLRYVIVLEDNYPGDEAAYLRYVIVLEDNNPGDEAAYLRYVIVLEDNYPGDEAAYLRYVIVLEDNYPGDEAAYLRYVIVLEDNYPGDEAAYLRYVIVLEDNYPGDEAAYLVCVVTGARFSAGTTAIYDSVWLFSAT from the exons ATGCACTGAGGATAGGCTCTGTCATACCAGATTTGTTAACGCCAGAGATGGCCAGAGATGACCTTCTTGTTGACCTTGTGAGCATGCTCAGTCAG CTTCCTTTGAAGAGCTTCATGGACCACAAGATGTGCGTATTCGCTGTGCGTAACGCTCTGGTCACCATCAAGAGACGGGACACTGTCAGAGTGACTGTGGATGTGGCCGTGGACAGCTCCAGCCTGCTGTTGACAATCACCAGGAGTCTGCTGGACTACACAAAACGTGATCACGCACCCACTTACTTTACTTTCAGCATGATGCATCAAACGATCAG TTATTTGCTGGACTGGGTTGATGTGATCTTGGACGTTAAACATGAAGATATGCTCTTACAACGCGTGGAGTACACTCGCCCCGACCTTTATTTCAAG ATGAGCAGAATAACCAAGAACGTGTTGGCAAGTTTCAAGAACATCGGGAGGACACTGATATTGCGACACTTGCCCTCCCAGACTCACAGGTGGATCGAGAGTACGTTAGGTGTGATCTCCATGTGGACCAAG GTAGACGATCCTGTGTCACTCAGCAAGTTTGAACTCGGCGGGAAATTTGAGGAGATAGTTCCAGTTGCAGTGTCGGAGAGGTTGGCAAAATATGCTGCGGCAATCCATAGAGATTTGGGTTTATcg TTTGTATATCTTGAGAAGAGTCCATTATGGTGGCACAAGGGTGTGAATACAATCAACCTAGATATTCACTTATGCTTCAAGAAATCACAACGAATCTGCAACTATCCACGGTTCCTACCGGGACCTCTCAGAGTGGCTTACAATGGCACCGATGTTCTCATTACTCAG ATAAGAAACACCACTGGTGTGGTTCACCAGTTTGATCACTCCAACTCTATAAGGAATCTGGATGAAGAGCTTACGATATTCAAGCTACATGCTCCGTTCAAGGGTAGAGTGTATGTCGACTTCCAGGATGGGCTCCATATCAATAAACTGCTG GTGCAGTTCAGAGCAAACTACAGGCCAAATTACACAAGCTTGAGTTCTAAAGGAGTCATGGTAAATAGTTCACTCAGAAATGCTCTTACTTACGACCCAGAGGATGAAGATCACCTCCACTACATGGCTCTCATGCCCCTTCCCCAG GTATCAAAGAGTGAAACTGTCAACTTTACAGCGAGAATTTACTATAAATTGTGCAAGACTTGGAGCAGAGGCAGCTGGAGAAGTTCAGGGTGCAAG GTGTCGGACAGGTCCACGAGAGAGCGGCTGGTGTGTGAGTGCGCTCACCTCTCCATGTTCGCCGCGCAGTTGGCAGTGCCGTACATTCGCGAAGACACACTGCAAGTGTTGGTGCTGGAACCTGTCCAGGCCGGCAAGATTCTGCCTGTCCTGATCCTGCTGAGTCAGCTGGCCCTGTACCTGGTGGGTTGCGTCTTCGCCTGGCTAGTCGACCGCAGAGATAAAGCCAAG CGCTACGTGATAGTCCTGGAAGACAACTACCCAGGAGACGAGGCAGCGTACTTG CGCTACGTGATAGTCCTGGAAGACAACTACCCAGGAGACGAGGCAGCGTACTTG CGCTACGTGATAGTCCTGGAAGACAACTACCCAGGAGACGAGGCAGCGTACTTG CGCTACGTGATAGTCCTGGAAGACAACTACCCAGGAGACGAGGCAGCGTACTTG CGCTACGTGATAGTCCTGGAAGACAACTACCCAGGAGACGAGGCAGCGTACTTG CGCTACGTGATAGTCCTGGAAGACAACTACCCAGGAGACGAGGCAGCGTACTTG CGCTACGTGATAGTCCTGGAAGACAACTACCCAGGAGACGAGGCAGCGTACTTG CGCTACGTGATAGTCCTGGAAGACAACTACCCAGGAGACGAGGCAGCGTACTTG CGCTACGTGATAGTCCTGGAAGACAACAACCCAGGAGACGAGGCAGCGTACTTG CGCTACGTGATAGTCCTGGAAGACAACTACCCAGGAGACGAGGCAGCGTACTTG CGCTACGTGATAGTCCTGGAAGACAACTACCCAGGAGACGAGGCAGCGTACTTG CGCTACGTGATAGTCCTGGAAGACAACTACCCAGGAGACGAGGCAGCGTACTTG CGCTACGTGATAGTCCTGGAAGACAACTACCCAGGAGACGAGGCAGCGTACTTGGTGTGTGTGGTGACTGGAGCACGTTTCAGCGCAGGGACCACAGCAATATATGATAGTGTTTGGTTGTTTAGCGCTACGTGA